In a genomic window of Pangasianodon hypophthalmus isolate fPanHyp1 chromosome 19, fPanHyp1.pri, whole genome shotgun sequence:
- the e2f6 gene encoding transcription factor E2F6 isoform X2, with the protein MVKCVVRGCQNQSDLKPGEMRNRPRKRFFSFPADQGRVRVWLAALRESVRFSTEHKICEDHFLPEHITPSGISPDAIPIMPPLEGAILGSGGWTSPVEPSEELSDPTEVTEIPADDDEEDEDEQEYDDEDEDEEEYEDSDYTEEEPMYMDEEAEREWLERLQENLKNSTEKKCVPAKKVATPRSEVTLGRLTKRFMDLLHSAPEGILDLNEATEKLGTRKRRVYDITNVLNGIKLIAKKSKSKIQWVGPSPISCFKGQWKNKMKTDLLNLKTMEESLDWLIKDCAQQLFALTDLTENADLAYVTYEDICRIAAFQDQTVIAIKAPEETKLEVPTPTEDCIKIHLKGSRGPIHVLTCETNGSDTTTESEQLKNSRFLTLEESRIETTPLLTDLPTISSAVRSS; encoded by the exons atggtgaagtgtgTGGTGCGGGGATGCCAGAACCAAAGCGACCTGAAACCGGGGGAAATGCGCAACAGGCCCCGGAAGCGCTTCTTCAGCTTCCCCGCGGATCAGGGCCGGGTTAGAGTGTGGCTGGCTGCGCTGCGGGAGTCGGTGCGCTTCTCCACCGAGCACAAGATCTGCGAGGATCACTTTCTGCCCGAGCACATCACCCCGAGCGGCATCAGTCCGGACGCCATCCCCATCATGCCCCCTCTGGAGGGAGCGATCCTGGGCTCGGGCGGCTGGACCTCACCGGTGGAGCCCAGTGAAGAGCTGTCAGACCCGACTGAAGTG ACTGAAATTCCAGCAGATGATGAcgaggaggatgaagatgagcAGGAGTATGATGATGAAGACGAAGATGAGGAGGAATATGAAGACTCTGATTACACAGAGGAAGAGCCGATGTACATGGATGAGGAAGCTGAGAGGGAGTGGCTGGAAAGACT CCAAGAGAATCTTAAAAATTCCACAGAAAAGAAATGTGTACCTGCAAAAAAAG TCGCCACTCCTCGCTCTGAGGTAACGCTTGGACGGCTCACCAAGCGCTTCATGGATCTGCTCCATTCAGCTCCAGAAGGAATTCTCGACCTCAACGAGGCCACAGAAAAACTAGGCACTCGCAAGAGGCGGGTGTATGACATCACCAATGTACTCAACGGTATTAAGCTCATCGCAAAGAAGTCGAAAAGCAAGATTCAGTGGGT gGGTCCATCACCAATTAGCTGTTTCAAAGGCCAATGGAAGAACAAGATGAAGACTGATCTGCTAAACCTAAAGACCATGGAGGAGTCTCTGGACTGGCTGATTAAAGACTGTGCCCAGCAGCTGTTTGCCCTAACAGACCTCACAGAAAATGCTGA CTTAGCTTACGTGACGTATGAAGACATCTGTCGGATTGCAGCCTTCCAGGATCAGACCGTGATAGCCATCAAAGCTCCTGAGGAGACCAAGCTGGAGGTTCCTACACCCACTGAG GACTGTATTAAGATCCACCTGAAGGGTTCCAGAGGTCCCATCCATGTGCTGACGTGTGAAACGAATGgttcagacacaaccacagaGTCCGAGCAGCTTAAAAACAGCCGTTTCCTAACGCTGGAGGAGAGCAGGATAGAGACGACACCACTCCTCACAG ATCTTCCTACCATTTCTTCTGCTGTTCGGAGCTCATAA
- the e2f6 gene encoding transcription factor E2F6 isoform X1, which translates to MVKCVVRGCQNQSDLKPGEMRNRPRKRFFSFPADQGRVRVWLAALRESVRFSTEHKICEDHFLPEHITPSGISPDAIPIMPPLEGAILGSGGWTSPVEPSEELSDPTEVVTEIPADDDEEDEDEQEYDDEDEDEEEYEDSDYTEEEPMYMDEEAEREWLERLQENLKNSTEKKCVPAKKVATPRSEVTLGRLTKRFMDLLHSAPEGILDLNEATEKLGTRKRRVYDITNVLNGIKLIAKKSKSKIQWVGPSPISCFKGQWKNKMKTDLLNLKTMEESLDWLIKDCAQQLFALTDLTENADLAYVTYEDICRIAAFQDQTVIAIKAPEETKLEVPTPTEDCIKIHLKGSRGPIHVLTCETNGSDTTTESEQLKNSRFLTLEESRIETTPLLTDLPTISSAVRSS; encoded by the exons atggtgaagtgtgTGGTGCGGGGATGCCAGAACCAAAGCGACCTGAAACCGGGGGAAATGCGCAACAGGCCCCGGAAGCGCTTCTTCAGCTTCCCCGCGGATCAGGGCCGGGTTAGAGTGTGGCTGGCTGCGCTGCGGGAGTCGGTGCGCTTCTCCACCGAGCACAAGATCTGCGAGGATCACTTTCTGCCCGAGCACATCACCCCGAGCGGCATCAGTCCGGACGCCATCCCCATCATGCCCCCTCTGGAGGGAGCGATCCTGGGCTCGGGCGGCTGGACCTCACCGGTGGAGCCCAGTGAAGAGCTGTCAGACCCGACTGAAGTGGTG ACTGAAATTCCAGCAGATGATGAcgaggaggatgaagatgagcAGGAGTATGATGATGAAGACGAAGATGAGGAGGAATATGAAGACTCTGATTACACAGAGGAAGAGCCGATGTACATGGATGAGGAAGCTGAGAGGGAGTGGCTGGAAAGACT CCAAGAGAATCTTAAAAATTCCACAGAAAAGAAATGTGTACCTGCAAAAAAAG TCGCCACTCCTCGCTCTGAGGTAACGCTTGGACGGCTCACCAAGCGCTTCATGGATCTGCTCCATTCAGCTCCAGAAGGAATTCTCGACCTCAACGAGGCCACAGAAAAACTAGGCACTCGCAAGAGGCGGGTGTATGACATCACCAATGTACTCAACGGTATTAAGCTCATCGCAAAGAAGTCGAAAAGCAAGATTCAGTGGGT gGGTCCATCACCAATTAGCTGTTTCAAAGGCCAATGGAAGAACAAGATGAAGACTGATCTGCTAAACCTAAAGACCATGGAGGAGTCTCTGGACTGGCTGATTAAAGACTGTGCCCAGCAGCTGTTTGCCCTAACAGACCTCACAGAAAATGCTGA CTTAGCTTACGTGACGTATGAAGACATCTGTCGGATTGCAGCCTTCCAGGATCAGACCGTGATAGCCATCAAAGCTCCTGAGGAGACCAAGCTGGAGGTTCCTACACCCACTGAG GACTGTATTAAGATCCACCTGAAGGGTTCCAGAGGTCCCATCCATGTGCTGACGTGTGAAACGAATGgttcagacacaaccacagaGTCCGAGCAGCTTAAAAACAGCCGTTTCCTAACGCTGGAGGAGAGCAGGATAGAGACGACACCACTCCTCACAG ATCTTCCTACCATTTCTTCTGCTGTTCGGAGCTCATAA